A portion of the Methanofastidiosum sp. genome contains these proteins:
- a CDS encoding very short patch repair endonuclease — translation MTDNLTEEQRKKNMQNIRSKNTKPEKIIMKELKRRKIYFAKHVDKITGKPDIVFRRKKVAVFIDSDFWHGHPERFIMPKTNTKYWKNKIDRNIKRDKEVTKILTEKNWKVIRLWEYDIKHSLDICMNKILKAIDKI, via the coding sequence ATGACTGATAACCTCACAGAAGAACAGAGAAAAAAGAATATGCAAAATATTCGTTCTAAAAATACGAAGCCAGAAAAAATCATAATGAAAGAATTAAAACGAAGAAAAATATATTTTGCAAAACATGTAGATAAAATTACTGGGAAGCCTGATATAGTTTTTAGAAGAAAAAAAGTGGCTGTTTTTATTGACTCAGATTTTTGGCATGGCCATCCAGAACGATTTATTATGCCAAAAACTAATACTAAATATTGGAAAAATAAAATCGATAGAAATATAAAAAGAGATAAAGAAGTGACTAAAATTTTAACAGAAAAAAATTGGAAAGTAATACGATTATGGGAATATGATATAAAACATAGTTTAGATATATGTATGAATAAAATATTAAAGGCAATTGATAAGATTTAG